The window TCGGCGATTGCCGGACCGGGGACAGCCTCGCCGGAGCTGGTCAATCCAGCGTCCGCGTTTGCCGGAGACACGGAGCAATCGCCAACCATTGGCTCGCCGCAATTGGACTGACTGGCGATGGTCTCGGCAGTGCCAACTGTTGCCACGCGGTCGTCTGACGCCCCAGACCGATCGCTCAGAATGCTGGAGTCACCTGTGGAAGATGAGTCGTTAGAGGTTCGATCGGATGGCATGTTGCGGAGCAGTATAGTTGCGATCAGTGCATCCGCTTGAGGCCTGGTCAGTCGATTCCGTCAACGATTCGAACTTCCGGACCCTGCCAAAACTGCATCGCTTGGTACCCGCCGAAGACGAAGACGGCGATCGTCATCGCAAAGGCGGCGTAGATCTTCACCTTGTCCCAGTCGACTCGGTTCAGAATGCTCGTTGTGGCTGCACCTTTTACTTTTGCAGAGGGGGGCGATCCCGAGCCGCGTTTGTTTGTGGCGGCGCCTCTACCTGATGACGTTTGATCGGGCGGTTCCGCCGCATCGTCGTCGATAAATTCTTCGTCGTGGTCGAAGAATTCTGAATCAGGACGTGATGGTTCAGGATTGGAGGTTTTGGCGCGAATATCGTCGTAGCGTGCTTCGCGAGCGACGGTGTCTTCGGCTTCCAAAAACGACGCGATGTCGACTTCCTGCCATGCTTCTCCTTGCAGCAACGAAACGGTGGGCGACTCGGAGACCGCCCGAGTTGAATTGGCTTGTCTCGCCGAATGGTCTCGGTTTGCCCGCTTCGCGTCATCTTCGTCTTCGAAGCCGGACGCGGTGTCAAATCCGCGTTCGTTCACCACCGTGTCTTCTCTTGGGTCGATGGCGGCGATGTGCTTGCGTGCCGCATTTTCTTGCGACTCGATCACCAATCCAAATGCGATTTTGCCGCATCTCAATTCTGCGCCGTCGACGAGTTCGATCCAGGTCCGACTTGGAATGCGGGTTCCGTTGACTCGCGTTCCCGCGGAACTGTCGAGATCGAAGATTCGGAACCGTGGCTCGGAATCGGCCGGCGTTTCCCAGTGCAGCAAGCAGTGTTTTCGACTCACCGAGCGGCTCTTCGGCCGGATTTGGCAAACGCGATCGCGACCGATCATGTAGTACCCCGATCGAATCTCCGCGACCATACCGGCCCGGCTGCCGGTTGCCAAAATCAATTGTGCGGAGCTATCGGTCACCAGATTCTGTCGGTTGTGCATCGGAGGGAGGGATCCGGTCCGACCACCAATGGGCCGCCCCGCTACTGCGGTTTTGATCATAACAAAAACAAGTCAATATTGCCGGGGTTTCAACCGCCGTTGATGATGACGATCTCTTTGCCACTCTCGGTGGCTTTAATTTTCGGTGCCGCCGGCGCATCCGGTTTCGCGATCGTGTAAACGGCCATCCCCAGCACTGTCATCAGGGCGATAACAGCGATCGCCAACCCCATCCCCAGCATCAACGTCTGATTTTGATTGGAATTGGATCCGGTGGATGAATGATTGTTTGATGCCAGGCCAGCACGCGGCGGCGGTGGGCTAGACAATCCAGACGTTGATCTGGGGAATGCACTTGGTGTGGTCGCGACACCGATATCGGGCAGCGTGCTGAAATCAAACTCGCTCGAATCCTGCCACGTTTCGTCAGCATCTGAGCCATTGAAAATCGACTGGTCATCCATCGTCGCTTGATAGAGTTGACCTTCGTCGGTCGTGTCCGATGTCGACGCGATCGCGGCGAG of the Rhodopirellula baltica SH 1 genome contains:
- a CDS encoding FHA domain-containing protein produces the protein MTDSSAQLILATGSRAGMVAEIRSGYYMIGRDRVCQIRPKSRSVSRKHCLLHWETPADSEPRFRIFDLDSSAGTRVNGTRIPSRTWIELVDGAELRCGKIAFGLVIESQENAARKHIAAIDPREDTVVNERGFDTASGFEDEDDAKRANRDHSARQANSTRAVSESPTVSLLQGEAWQEVDIASFLEAEDTVAREARYDDIRAKTSNPEPSRPDSEFFDHDEEFIDDDAAEPPDQTSSGRGAATNKRGSGSPPSAKVKGAATTSILNRVDWDKVKIYAAFAMTIAVFVFGGYQAMQFWQGPEVRIVDGID